A single genomic interval of Chrysemys picta bellii isolate R12L10 chromosome 8, ASM1138683v2, whole genome shotgun sequence harbors:
- the LOC101953964 gene encoding CARD- and ANK-domain containing inflammasome adapter protein-like, whose protein sequence is MYLNSLFTNPYAIEVLKTKKEELVEGLNNPDHLLNWLIDNGIFTPEKKMVMSYYRTRRAKNSRVLDILVSQGERACRLFFYPCLKQVEPNLYNRIKKYVSDVNESIGDARRQLVGYLLEKDKEWIETTSEQNQEKKDIPRQILSKQERATKEKVKQTQNLPAAKPKKDHSNAVSIFDAAAKGDLSDLAKVLKENDINAVNASNETLLHIAAANGHLAIIEYLINKGAKLNVKDKKGRTPLHRAAEKGQDDAVKVLLQAGAYIYSLDKEAKTPLHLAAQNHHTHILKRILKEEARCYKNQQNFLHMAALKDESNLAQMLLKNGAPVDAKEEKGQTALGYAISQGFEKTAKVLLEAGASIDSNIIDVAFNNNRQSIFRILLEYSKGLSPDMMVSALFKAVQKNLHGIVAALVDRGTDINAHNEMQYTPLLMACEMGKTETAEVLIAKGASLEEKMPNSNTVLHLAVQAGAVSITNLLLRKGMNANITSQGEQTPLHVAAFHNKGSIVDILINAGAKINAVTKELVTPLHVASQRGNVDVAQQLLNHKANVNVKDKQSETPLHLAAEKGDHAMVELLLSFNADPNAMDKEKKTPLHTAAMGGHLNTVKVLLAQKARFGIKDMDGCTPMHYATIKGNAEIVRILLTAGKNKNIDDKNIWRKTPLHLAAEHGHGDLINLLLSNGSAINALDNNKDTPLHCACKAGHFNSVNSLVSWAQGEKANLQATNSLKKTPLQVAEFSTSDNQAQIVTLLKKKMLIR, encoded by the coding sequence ATGTATTTAAACAGCTTGTTTACAAATCCATATGCCATAGAAGTCCTAAAGACAAAAAAGGAAGAACTGGTAGAAGGCTTAAACAACCCAGACCATCTTCTTAATTGGCTGATAGACAATGGTATTTTTACACCAGAGAAAAAAATGGTTATGTCCTACTACAGAACACGAAGAGCAAAGAACTCCCGGGTTTTGGATATCCTGGTTTCTCAAGGTGAGCGAGCTTGCAGGCTGTTTTTTTATCCATGTCTAAAACAAGTGGAGCCAAATCTATATAATAGAATAAAAAAATATGTCAGTGATGTGAATGAAAGTATTGGAGATGCTAGAAGACAACTGGTAGGATATCTACTTGAAAAGGACAAGGAATGGATTGAAACGACCAGTGAACAAAACCAAGAGAAGAAGGATATTCCTAGACAGATTTTATCAAAGCAAGAAAGAGCAACTAAAGAGAAagttaaacaaacacaaaatttaCCTGCAGCAAAACCTAAGAAAGACCATTCTAATGCTGTTAGTATCTTTGATGCAGCTGCTAAAGGTGATCTTTCCGATCTAGCGAAAGTATTGAAGGAGAATGATATTAATGCAGTAAACGCCTCAAATGAAACACTTCTGCATATTGCAGCTGCTAATGGACATCTCGCAATAATTGAATATTTAATTAACAAAGGTGCTAAACTAAATGTAAAGGATAAAAAAGGAAGAACACCACTGCACAGGGCCGCTGAAAAAGGCCAGGATGATGCAGTGAAAGTGCTTCTCCAAGCTGGTGCCTACATATACAGTTTGGATAAAGAAGCCAAGACCCCACTTCATTTGGCTGCTCAGAACCACCACACTCACATACTGAAGAGGATCCTGAAAGAAGAAGCAAGATGCTACAAGAACCAGCAAAACTTCTTACACATGGCAGCTCTCAAAGATGAGAGCAACCTGGCACAAATGCTTTTAAAGAATGGTGCCCCAGTTGATGCAAAGGAAGAGAAGGGACAGACTGCTTTGGGTTATGCCATTTCCCAGGGATTTGAGAAAACTGCAAAGGTGTTGCTAGAAGCTGGTGCCAGCATTGACTCTAACATCATTGATGTAGCCTTCAATAATAACAGACAATCCATATTCAGAATACTGCTGGAATATTCTAAAGGATTGTCCCCTGACATGATGGTGTCAGCTCTTTTTAAAGCTGTCCAGAAGAACCTGCATGGCATTGTAGCAGCTTTAGTTGACAGAGGCACAGATATCAACGCCCACAATGAAATGCAGTACACACCTTTACTCATGGCATGTGAAATGGGTAAAACAGAGACTGCTGAAGTTCTCATCGCAAAGGGGGCTAGTTTGGAGGAGAAGATGCCCAACTCAAACACGGTTTTACACTTGGCAGTTCAAGCCGGGGCAGTCTCCATAACAAATCTGCTTCTCCGCAAAGGGATGAATGCTAACATCACAAGCCAGGGAGAGCAAACCCCGCTCCATGTTGCTGCATTTCATAATAAGGGATCAATAGTTGACATTTTAATCAATGCTGGGGCCAAAATTAATGCTGTCACTAAGGAATTAGTCACTCCCTTGCATGTCGCAAGCCAAAGAGGTAATGTTGATGTTGCTCAACAGCTGCTGAATCACAAAGCCAACGTTAATGTAAAGGATAAGCAGTCAGAGACACCCTTACATCTTGCTGCTGAAAAGGGAGATCATGCAATGGTGGAGCTGCTTCTTAGTTTTAATGCTGATCCCAATGCAATGGACAAGGAGAAAAAGACCCCACTTCACACTGCAGCTATGGGAGGCCATCTCAATACAGTTAAAGTTCTGTTAGCCCAGAAGGCCAGATTTGGAATTAAGGACATGGATGGCTGCACACCAATGCACTATGCGACCATCAAAGGCAATGCAGAGATAGTACGGATCCTTTTGACAGCAGGGAAGAATAAAAATATTGATGATAAAAATATCTGGAGAAAGACTCCACTGCATCTTGCAGCAGAACATGGACACGGTGACTTGATAAATTTGTTGTTGAGCAATGGGTCAGCCATTAATGCTTTAGACAACAACAAGGATACCCCATTGCATTGTGCTTGCAAGGCTGGTCATTTTAACTCCGTAAACTCACTTGtcagctgggctcagggagagaaAGCAAACTTACAAGCTACTAATAGCCTCAAAAAGACTCCGCTGCAAGTAGCAGAATTTAGCACAAGTGACAACCAAGCTCAGATTGTAAcacttttgaaaaagaaaatgttaataAGATGA